The Triticum aestivum cultivar Chinese Spring chromosome 3A, IWGSC CS RefSeq v2.1, whole genome shotgun sequence genome includes a region encoding these proteins:
- the LOC123056820 gene encoding aspartic proteinase CDR1-like, whose protein sequence is MAGRAISLVVLVLTAQLCGSTAAYVGDGGFSVEFIHRDSVKSPLHDPSPTLHDRVLAAVRRSTARSYAGGDPSGGVAEIVSTPYEYLMYVRVGTPPTRMLALVDTGSNLVWFKCRNGTSTSGPRPAAGGAAPLFDLSSSSTYGLVACRLPSCQAIYGTSCDANQFCQYQYSYGDGSTTSGILSTETFYFDDAPGGCFGCRERPQLHLSRVNFGCATKATGNTFQLAGYVGLGAGNGSLVNQIGALTSLGRRFAYCLAPFYVNVSSILHFGAQATVTEPGAVTTPLIPSAVDAFYTILLTSVKIGSSTIAPPKPYPTIVDSGTSLTFLDKALLDPIVEELSKSIKLPRKQSPQKQLHLCYDVGVGGATKDWEKNFPEVTLEFGGGAAITLQARNAFAELPVGTVCLAMAPVTDDQSVAIIGNIAQQNFRVGFDLDKGTVTFAAADCAKSYPSPPASL, encoded by the coding sequence ATGGCGGGTCGCGCTATTTCGCTCGTCGTCCTCGTCCTGACAGCGCAGCTGTGCGGGTCCACGGCGGCGTACGTCGGTGACGGCGGGTTTAGCGTGGAGTTCATCCACCGGGACTCTGTCAAGTCGCCGCTCCACGACCCGTCGCCCACCCTGCACGACCGCGTGCTTGCCGCCGTGCGGCGCTCCACAGCGCGCTCGTACGCCGGCGGCGATCCTAGCGGCGGCGTGGCCGAGATCGTGTCCACTCCGTACGAGTACCTGATGTACGTCAGAGTCGGCACGCCACCCACCCGGATGCTCGCCCTCGTCGACACCGGCAGCAACCTCGTGTGGTTCAAATGCAGAAACGGAACCTCTACCTCCGGTCCTCGGCCAGCCGCCGGGGGAGCAGCGCCGTTGTTCGACCTGTCCTCCTCGTCGACCTACGGCCTCGTGGCCTGCCGGCTACCCTCGTGCCAGGCGATCTACGGCACGTCCTGCGACGCCAACCAATTCTGTCAGTACCAGTACTCCTACGGCGACGGCTCCACCACGTCCGGCATCCTCTCCACCGAGACCTTCTACTTTGACGACGCTCCCGGCGGCTGTTTTGGATGCCGCGAGCGTCCGCAGCTGCATCTGTCCAGAGTCAACTTCGGCTGCGCCACGAAAGCGACCGGCAACACGTTCCAGCTGGCCGGCTACGTCGGCCTCGGCGCCGGGAACGGCTCCCTCGTGAACCAGATCGGCGCCTTGACGTCGCTCGGCCGGAGATTCGCCTACTGCCTCGCGCCCTTCTACGTCAACGTCTCGTCCATCCTCCACTTCGGCGCCCAAGCCACCGTGACGGAGCCGGGCGCGGTGACCACGCCGCTGATCCCCTCCGCCGTGGACGCTTTCTACACCATCCTGCTCACGTCCGTCAAGATCGGGAGCTCGACCATCGCGCCGCCGAAGCCGTACCCCACCATCGTCGACTCTGGCACGTCACTGACGTTCctcgacaaggcgctgctggaccCGATCGTGGAGGAGCTCAGCAAGAGCATCAAGCTCCCGCGCAAGCAGTCCCCGCAGAAGCAGCTGCATCTGTGCTACGACGTGGGCGTGGGCGGTGCGACGAAGGATTGGGAGAAGAATTTCCCGGAAGTGACGCTGGAGTTTGGCGGCGGCGCCGCGATTACGCTGCAGGCGCGGAACGCGTTCGCGGAGCTGCCGGTGGGGACCGTGTGCTTGGCGATGGCGCCGGTGACGGACGATCAGTCGGTGGCGATCATCGGGAACATCGCGCAGCAGAACTTCCGGGTGGGCTTCGACCTGGACAAGGGCACCGTCACCTTCGCCGCTGCCGACTGCGCGAAATCCTACCCCTCTCCTCCCGCCTCTCTGTAG
- the LOC123058014 gene encoding aspartic proteinase CDR1-like — translation MAGTTWRALLLLGVVLTVQLCGCTAYVGGGFSVEFIHRDSPKSPLHDPSLTSHDRVLAAVRRSTARSYTVRDPSGGVAEIRSSPYEYLMYVNIGTPRTRMLAIVSTGSNLMSFKCTNGTSGPPPAAGAAPVSYVFDTSSSSSYGLVACRLPSCHAVRGTSCDANSICQYHFSYSDRSTTDGILSTETFIFDDAPGGCVGCRERPQLQLTRVNFGCNTNTNGGNPFLLAGNVGLGAGSISLVNQIGAATSLGRRFSYCLAPFSVNASSIINFGARAAVTEPGAVTTPLIPSAVDAYYTILLTSVKIGNSTIALLDPIMGELTKSIKLPLKQSPEKLLDLCYDVGGTIQDWVLEKLFPEVTLGFGGGAVITLKAKNAFIQPQPGTVCLAMSAATDNVAIIGNIAQQNFWVGFDLDKGAITFAAADCAKSYPSPPASNHHE, via the exons ATGGCGGGTACGACATGGCGGGCACTGTTGCTCCTTGGCGTCGTCCTGACGGTGCAGCTGTGCGGGTGCACCGCGTACGTCGGCGGCGGGTTTAGTGTGGAGTTCATCCACCGGGACTCTCCCAAGTCGCCACTCCACGACCCGTCGCTCACCTCCCACGACCGCGTGCTTGCCGCCGTGCGGCGTTCCACGGCGCGCTCGTACACCGTCCGCGATCCTTCCGGCGGCGTGGCCGAGATCAGGTCCAGTCCGTACGAGTACCTGATGTACGTCAACATCGGCACGCCGCGCACCCGGATGCTCGCCATCGTCAGCACCGGCAGCAACCTCATGTCGTTCAAATGCACCAACGGGACCTCCGgtcctccgccggccgctggggccgcGCCGGTGAGCTACGTGTTCGAcacgtcctcctcgtcgtcctacgGCCTCGTGGCCTGCCGGCTGCCCTCATGCCACGCGGTCCGCGGCACCTCCTGCGACGCCAACTCCATCTGCCAGTACCACTTCTCCTACAGCGACCGCTCCACGACGGACGGCATCCTCTCCACAGAGACCTTCATCTTCGACGACGCTCCCGGCGGCTGTGTTGGATGCCGCGAACGTCCGCAGCTGCAACTGACCAGAGTCAACTTCGGCTGCAACACAAACACGAACGGCGGCAACCCGTTCCTCTTGGCCGGCAATGTCGGCTTGGGCGCCGGGAGCATCTCCCTCGTCAACCAGATCGGCGCCGCGACATCGCTCGGCCGGAGGTTCTCGTACTGCCTCGCGCCCTTCTCCGTCAACGCCTCCTCCATCATCAACTTCGGCGCTCGCGCCGCCGTGACGGAGCCTGGCGCGGTGACCACGCCGCTGATCCCCTCGGCCGTGGACGCTTACTACACCATCCTGCTCACGTCCGTCAAGATCGGGAACTCGACCATC gcgctgctggaccCGATCATGGGGGAGCTCACCAAGAGCATCAAGCTCCCGCTGAAGCAGTCGCCAGAGAAGCTGCTGGACCTGTGCTACGACGTGGGCGGGACGATTCAGGACTGGGTGCTGGAGAAGCTTTTCCCGGAAGTGACGCTGGGGTTTGGCGGCGGCGCCGTGATTACCCTGAAGGCGAAGAACGCGTTCATACAGCCGCAGCCGGGGACCGTGTGCTTGGCCATGTCGGCGGCGACGGACAATGTGGCGATCATCGGGAACATCGCGCAGCAGAACTTCTGGGTTGGCTTCGACCTGGACAAGGGCGCCATCACCTTCGCCGCTGCCGACTGCGCGAAATCCTACCCCTCTCCTCCCGCCTCTAATCACCATGAGTAG